One window of the Leucobacter komagatae genome contains the following:
- a CDS encoding MurR/RpiR family transcriptional regulator — protein MSHDEGYGGFAPGSHPSARAVAMRHAVLPSERQVIDLVLEHAEAAIEWTAQEVAERAGVGRTTVMRACQTLGYRGYPQLRVALAAELGASQSPQRGGGAAGLAAEAEAGARAGVRAGAAPVAGSALSEISADVAEAALALGSSTGMLDERSVELAVSAIAGAQRVLVVANGLSAVVASALSMRLTAHGRHAEFIADSLAQQIAARHLSGGDACIVVSGSGANDTSLGAAAAAAAAGASVIAITSFRASALTDAASLSLVIAPSGVTFRSELEHASRVSLMLFAEALVRAVSRATGDPARSARAQTLEVISEHLEEQ, from the coding sequence GTGTCACACGATGAGGGATACGGTGGTTTCGCGCCGGGGTCGCACCCCAGCGCGCGCGCCGTGGCGATGAGGCACGCCGTGCTGCCGAGCGAGCGGCAGGTCATCGACTTGGTGCTCGAACACGCGGAGGCGGCGATTGAGTGGACGGCACAGGAGGTTGCCGAGCGCGCGGGCGTCGGCCGCACGACGGTCATGCGGGCCTGCCAGACACTCGGGTATCGGGGCTACCCGCAGCTTCGCGTCGCGCTCGCGGCGGAGCTCGGGGCGTCTCAATCGCCACAGCGTGGCGGGGGAGCGGCTGGACTTGCGGCCGAAGCCGAAGCCGGAGCGAGGGCAGGAGTCCGGGCAGGGGCTGCGCCTGTTGCCGGAAGCGCGCTGAGCGAGATTAGCGCGGACGTCGCAGAGGCTGCGCTCGCCCTCGGTTCGAGCACCGGGATGCTCGACGAGCGTTCGGTGGAGCTCGCGGTGTCGGCGATCGCGGGTGCTCAGCGCGTTCTCGTTGTCGCCAACGGCCTCTCTGCCGTCGTTGCATCAGCGCTTTCGATGCGGCTGACGGCGCACGGCAGGCACGCCGAGTTCATCGCCGACTCACTCGCGCAACAGATCGCAGCGCGGCACCTCTCCGGCGGCGATGCCTGCATCGTCGTCTCAGGGTCGGGGGCGAACGATACGAGCCTGGGCGCGGCGGCCGCAGCAGCGGCAGCGGGCGCTTCTGTCATTGCAATCACCTCGTTCAGGGCATCCGCGCTCACGGACGCGGCATCGCTCTCGCTCGTCATTGCGCCCTCGGGCGTGACTTTTCGCAGCGAACTCGAGCACGCGTCGCGGGTCTCGCTGATGCTCTTCGCAGAGGCGCTAGTGCGCGCCGTGAGCCGCGCAACGGGGGATCCGGCCCGGAGCGCCCGCGCGCAGACGCTCGAAGTCATCTCCGAACACCTCGAGGAGCAGTGA
- a CDS encoding BCCT family transporter, with protein MPDSEHPGPRTRKITEPTPPPLPHPGLLPGIGVEQTGLSFPTNRVVLGTTFTLTVGVIAWAFIAPDTLADVGAASLAWVTEHFSWMFGALAVAVALFMLVVGYGRTGGIRLGADDEEPEFSTASWVSMLFAAGLGIGLLFYGPLEPLTYFLTPAPGIDAAAGTPEAALPALAQTVLHWGPIAWAFYALVGGAIAYSAYRRGRAPLISALFEPVFPGSSHRVLGRIIDVFAIIVTLFGTAVSLGIGALQIESGFRMVTGLGPMGNTFLVGAIAILTSLFIASAVSGVKKGIRRLSNLNMILTGALGLFVLVAGPTIYILNFLPSSLVEFLGQLPAMLSRNPNQGPETAEFLASWTTYYWAWWVSWTPFVGMFIAKISRGRTLREFVTTVVLVPSAIVIAWFVIYGGTAISMTLGGEDLQTGGSGEEVLFRLLERLPFAMVTSVIAMVAVVVFFVTAADSASIVMASMSQAGRPEPSKWVTILWGLLLSLIAISLLLAGGRNALSGLQSLMVVSALPFAFIVMGIMFSWARDLKTDPYIIRRQYAQAAIAQGVRRGIDEYGDDFVFGASEVPADEGAGAGFDSSDPSLTDWYVDATTGPIERVTAEDVQRTLEPGRIQTKGPDRPDHTASGDAALVVGEPQPDPAPEPNPRAGRHGAATEPGDEGEPS; from the coding sequence ATGCCTGATTCCGAGCATCCCGGGCCACGCACGCGCAAGATCACCGAGCCGACGCCCCCTCCCCTTCCCCACCCGGGCCTCTTGCCCGGAATCGGCGTTGAACAGACGGGGCTCAGCTTCCCGACGAACAGAGTCGTGCTCGGCACGACGTTCACACTCACGGTCGGCGTCATAGCATGGGCGTTCATCGCACCCGACACACTTGCGGATGTCGGAGCGGCATCGCTCGCGTGGGTCACGGAACACTTCAGCTGGATGTTCGGGGCGCTCGCGGTCGCGGTCGCCCTCTTTATGCTCGTCGTGGGCTACGGCCGCACAGGCGGCATCCGCCTCGGAGCGGACGACGAGGAGCCCGAGTTCTCCACCGCCTCCTGGGTGTCGATGCTCTTCGCGGCCGGGCTTGGCATCGGCCTGCTGTTCTACGGACCGCTCGAGCCGCTCACCTACTTCCTCACCCCCGCTCCCGGGATCGACGCAGCTGCGGGAACCCCAGAAGCAGCGCTCCCCGCGCTCGCACAAACGGTGCTGCATTGGGGCCCGATCGCCTGGGCGTTCTACGCCCTCGTCGGCGGCGCCATCGCCTACAGCGCGTACCGCCGCGGCCGCGCCCCGCTCATCTCGGCGCTCTTCGAACCCGTGTTCCCAGGCAGCAGCCACCGTGTGTTGGGCCGCATCATCGACGTCTTCGCGATCATCGTCACGCTGTTCGGAACCGCCGTCTCGCTCGGGATCGGGGCGTTGCAGATCGAGAGCGGCTTCCGCATGGTCACCGGTCTTGGCCCGATGGGAAACACCTTCCTCGTCGGCGCCATCGCGATCCTCACCTCGCTCTTTATCGCGTCAGCGGTGTCCGGCGTGAAGAAGGGCATCAGGCGGCTCTCCAATCTCAACATGATCCTCACCGGGGCGCTCGGCCTGTTCGTGCTCGTCGCCGGGCCGACGATCTACATCCTGAACTTCCTCCCTTCCTCGCTCGTCGAGTTCCTGGGGCAGCTCCCAGCGATGCTCTCCCGCAACCCGAATCAGGGGCCCGAGACCGCCGAGTTCCTCGCGAGCTGGACGACCTACTACTGGGCATGGTGGGTTTCCTGGACCCCGTTCGTTGGCATGTTCATCGCGAAGATCTCTCGCGGCCGCACCCTGCGCGAGTTCGTGACGACGGTCGTGCTCGTACCCTCGGCGATCGTGATCGCCTGGTTCGTCATCTACGGTGGCACCGCGATCTCGATGACCCTTGGCGGTGAGGATCTTCAGACCGGCGGCTCGGGCGAAGAGGTGCTGTTCAGGCTGCTCGAACGCCTGCCGTTTGCGATGGTCACCTCGGTGATCGCGATGGTCGCGGTCGTTGTGTTCTTCGTCACGGCAGCTGACTCGGCCTCAATTGTGATGGCGTCAATGTCACAGGCGGGCCGGCCGGAGCCGTCGAAGTGGGTCACAATTCTATGGGGGTTGCTACTCAGCCTCATCGCGATCTCCCTGCTCCTTGCCGGCGGGCGCAACGCTCTCTCGGGCCTGCAATCCCTCATGGTCGTCTCCGCGCTGCCGTTTGCCTTCATCGTGATGGGCATCATGTTCTCCTGGGCCCGAGACTTGAAGACCGACCCGTACATCATCCGCCGCCAGTACGCCCAGGCAGCAATCGCTCAGGGCGTTCGGCGCGGGATCGACGAGTACGGCGATGACTTCGTCTTCGGTGCGAGTGAGGTACCAGCGGACGAGGGCGCGGGTGCCGGCTTCGACAGCAGCGATCCCTCGCTCACAGACTGGTACGTTGACGCCACGACCGGCCCCATCGAGCGGGTCACGGCTGAGGACGTGCAGCGCACGCTCGAACCGGGCCGCATCCAGACGAAGGGGCCGGACCGCCCCGACCACACCGCCTCGGGCGATGCCGCGCTCGTCGTCGGCGAGCCGCAACCGGATCCGGCACCGGAACCCAACCCCCGCGCCGGTCGACACGGCGCAGCGACCGAACCGGGTGACGAAGGCGAACCGAGCTGA
- the chrA gene encoding chromate efflux transporter, translated as MSDRRTRGGKRKGWQMGETGAGASGPSGGRNGSPREVFTAFLKLGLVSFGGPTAHIGYFRSEFVARRKWLSDAAFGELLALCQVLPGPASSQLGLAIGLRRGGAWGAAAAFLGFTAPSVAIMLGFALGAEAFDGPLLRAVTAGLTSVAVAVVAHAVWGMRPALLTGWISWVIAAAALLLVATWGHPAAHPAAIACGAAAGWFWHRVHARGARPVEVEPRGGVGGGGRGGVPVWAGICALAALLAVLVGPPLMLLAVPGGTGVAAGVAGTEASGGLVGLSSLIDTFARAGALVFGGGHAVLPLLESGTVAPGWVAPSDFLAGYGLAQAVPGPMFSFAAYLGAISVVGPGGVLGGLIAVVAIFAPGFLLLVGVLPFWNTLRTRPGLDAAFRGAGAAVMGVLVAALCGPVAAGGLTSWPAAGLAVVTLALLMLRAPSWAVVLLGAGAGIGAFALGVSL; from the coding sequence GTGAGTGATCGCCGCACGAGAGGCGGCAAGCGGAAGGGGTGGCAGATGGGCGAGACGGGGGCGGGGGCTTCGGGGCCTTCGGGTGGGCGGAACGGGTCGCCGCGCGAGGTCTTCACGGCCTTTCTCAAGTTGGGGCTCGTCTCGTTTGGCGGGCCAACCGCGCACATCGGCTACTTTCGCTCTGAGTTCGTCGCACGACGAAAGTGGCTCTCTGACGCTGCCTTTGGTGAGCTTCTCGCGCTCTGCCAAGTCCTGCCTGGCCCAGCTTCGAGCCAACTCGGGCTCGCAATCGGGTTGCGGCGCGGGGGAGCCTGGGGTGCAGCCGCCGCGTTCCTCGGCTTCACCGCACCCTCTGTCGCCATCATGCTGGGTTTCGCCCTCGGCGCGGAGGCGTTTGACGGGCCGCTGCTTCGCGCGGTGACGGCGGGCCTGACCTCGGTCGCCGTAGCTGTCGTGGCGCACGCGGTCTGGGGCATGCGGCCCGCACTCCTCACGGGATGGATCTCCTGGGTGATTGCAGCGGCAGCGCTGTTGCTCGTTGCCACCTGGGGGCATCCGGCTGCGCATCCGGCGGCGATTGCCTGTGGCGCGGCCGCGGGCTGGTTCTGGCACCGGGTGCACGCGAGGGGCGCGCGGCCGGTTGAGGTCGAGCCTAGAGGCGGTGTTGGCGGCGGTGGCAGGGGAGGGGTGCCTGTGTGGGCGGGAATCTGCGCGCTTGCCGCTCTGCTTGCGGTTCTCGTGGGCCCCCCGCTGATGCTCCTCGCGGTGCCGGGCGGTACTGGCGTTGCGGCCGGGGTGGCCGGGACGGAAGCGAGCGGGGGACTCGTCGGCCTGAGCTCACTTATCGACACGTTTGCCCGGGCTGGCGCGCTCGTGTTCGGCGGTGGTCACGCGGTACTTCCGCTACTGGAATCGGGAACTGTCGCTCCGGGCTGGGTGGCGCCGAGCGACTTCCTTGCGGGCTACGGACTCGCGCAGGCGGTTCCAGGCCCAATGTTCAGTTTCGCCGCGTACCTTGGGGCGATTTCTGTCGTGGGGCCAGGGGGAGTGCTTGGCGGGCTCATCGCCGTGGTCGCAATCTTTGCTCCGGGCTTTCTGCTGCTCGTCGGGGTGCTTCCGTTCTGGAACACACTGCGCACGCGCCCAGGGCTTGACGCTGCGTTCCGTGGCGCTGGGGCGGCAGTCATGGGGGTGCTCGTGGCGGCGCTGTGCGGGCCAGTCGCCGCTGGCGGACTGACCTCGTGGCCCGCGGCCGGTCTTGCAGTCGTCACCTTGGCTCTACTAATGCTCAGAGCCCCTTCGTGGGCTGTCGTGCTGCTTGGCGCGGGGGCCGGGATCGGGGCGTTTGCTCTCGGAGTCTCACTGTAG
- a CDS encoding GNAT family N-acetyltransferase produces the protein MEPFELQGSGLTLNELKPADAPDVARYCADPVFEEFMATPWPYTLADAQSFIEEYAPQAWAEGSEWTWAIREDAHGPLLGVIGIRLPSGMLGYWLGEPHRGRRIMSACVDLVSAAAFERTDIPSVGWEARIGNVGSLRTIERSGFTYTGEAVGKIPGRDGGPIQSWTARLDRPQS, from the coding sequence GTGGAACCGTTCGAACTGCAGGGGAGTGGGCTCACCCTCAACGAACTCAAGCCCGCTGATGCGCCCGACGTCGCCCGCTACTGTGCCGACCCTGTCTTCGAAGAGTTCATGGCGACGCCGTGGCCCTACACGCTCGCCGACGCCCAGTCGTTCATTGAGGAGTACGCGCCGCAGGCGTGGGCAGAGGGCTCGGAGTGGACATGGGCGATCCGAGAGGACGCCCATGGCCCGCTGCTTGGCGTGATCGGGATCAGGCTTCCGAGCGGCATGCTTGGCTACTGGCTCGGGGAACCGCACCGCGGGCGTAGAATTATGTCAGCTTGCGTCGACCTCGTCTCGGCCGCCGCTTTTGAGCGGACCGACATCCCATCCGTGGGCTGGGAGGCGAGGATTGGCAACGTCGGGTCGCTGCGCACCATCGAACGCAGCGGTTTCACATACACTGGCGAGGCCGTCGGAAAGATCCCGGGGCGCGACGGCGGACCCATCCAATCCTGGACAGCAAGACTCGACCGACCGCAAAGCTGA
- a CDS encoding phosphatase PAP2 family protein, producing the protein MSIPIASTAHRRLRVLWILLFWLIIGAGAYILGVLSSTGQAVEDHVLQGSDFNTHPPAPLSLVSPFAIAVALVGLGLIALWVHGIARALTVTLVPAVAIVASQLLKSEVLGRPDFLTLAAENTFPSGHMTVFATVVGAAVFALPRRLQALGAVGGAVLLSIVSWQLLGYGWHRPSDVLGALALAGAGFAAVTMLTPLQRPPSVWLLRTASIALVIGGWLTVGVAIVLTVIAWQSGNTDMMLNAGQLGCVALSLLAAHSLLRLAVLAYSPKGG; encoded by the coding sequence GTGAGTATCCCGATCGCTTCGACGGCGCACCGGCGCCTGCGCGTCCTCTGGATCCTGCTGTTCTGGCTGATCATTGGGGCCGGCGCTTACATCCTCGGCGTACTGAGTTCCACGGGCCAAGCCGTTGAGGATCACGTGTTGCAGGGGTCTGACTTCAACACGCACCCGCCGGCACCACTGAGCCTGGTCTCGCCGTTCGCGATCGCCGTCGCGCTAGTCGGTCTCGGGCTCATTGCGCTGTGGGTGCACGGGATCGCTCGCGCGCTGACCGTGACGCTCGTGCCCGCGGTGGCGATCGTCGCCTCGCAGCTACTGAAATCGGAGGTGCTGGGGCGGCCTGACTTCCTGACGCTCGCGGCCGAGAACACGTTCCCCAGCGGACACATGACGGTCTTTGCGACGGTCGTCGGCGCCGCAGTATTTGCGCTGCCACGCCGCCTCCAGGCACTGGGCGCGGTCGGGGGAGCGGTGCTGCTCAGCATCGTGAGCTGGCAGCTACTCGGCTACGGCTGGCACCGCCCGAGCGACGTGCTCGGAGCGCTCGCGCTCGCTGGCGCAGGCTTCGCGGCTGTCACCATGCTCACGCCGCTGCAGCGCCCGCCGAGTGTGTGGCTGCTGCGAACGGCGTCAATTGCCCTCGTGATCGGTGGCTGGCTCACGGTCGGCGTGGCAATTGTGCTCACCGTCATCGCCTGGCAGTCAGGCAATACAGACATGATGCTCAACGCCGGGCAGCTGGGCTGCGTTGCGCTGTCGCTGCTCGCGGCACACTCGCTGCTTCGCCTCGCCGTGCTAGCGTACTCGCCCAAAGGAGGGTGA
- a CDS encoding TrmH family RNA methyltransferase, giving the protein MRIVHIYDITAPELADFTQLTDVALRRVREPAEGLYLAESPKVIERALRAGHRPRALLMVEEWLKRVGPALDAYPDVPVYIGLPEQLEQLTGFNMHRGAIASMHRPAPLDPAELLRASSRVVVLEDLADHTNVGAVFRSAAALGADAVLLTPGCADPLYRRAVRVSMGAVLQVPWARLPDWREAGPLFRELGYDLTAFALRDDAEDLADFVQDLPERLAIMFGTEGPGLSRRALASASRTVLIPMEHGVDSLNVATAAALALWAVRTGDQRASQPASPAAVAAGGVGA; this is encoded by the coding sequence GTGAGAATTGTTCACATCTATGACATCACCGCCCCCGAGCTCGCAGATTTCACCCAGCTCACAGATGTCGCGCTGAGGCGTGTCCGTGAGCCGGCTGAAGGCCTGTACCTCGCGGAGTCGCCGAAGGTGATCGAGCGCGCACTGCGCGCGGGCCACCGACCCAGGGCGTTGTTGATGGTCGAGGAGTGGCTCAAGCGCGTCGGGCCCGCCCTCGACGCGTACCCCGACGTGCCCGTCTACATCGGGCTGCCCGAGCAGCTCGAGCAGCTCACCGGGTTCAACATGCACCGCGGCGCGATCGCGTCGATGCACCGCCCCGCGCCGCTTGACCCGGCCGAACTGCTTCGCGCGTCGTCTCGCGTCGTCGTGCTTGAAGATCTCGCCGACCACACCAACGTTGGCGCCGTCTTCAGGTCGGCCGCCGCGCTCGGCGCAGACGCGGTGCTGCTGACTCCGGGTTGCGCTGACCCGCTGTACCGGCGGGCGGTGCGAGTGAGCATGGGCGCGGTGCTGCAGGTGCCGTGGGCGCGGCTGCCGGATTGGCGCGAGGCCGGGCCGCTCTTTCGCGAGCTCGGTTACGACCTCACCGCGTTCGCGCTGCGGGACGACGCGGAGGATCTCGCGGACTTCGTTCAGGATCTTCCCGAGCGCCTCGCGATCATGTTCGGAACCGAGGGGCCGGGCCTCTCTCGGCGCGCGCTCGCGTCTGCCTCACGCACCGTACTCATCCCGATGGAGCACGGCGTCGATTCGCTGAACGTCGCCACCGCTGCAGCCCTCGCGCTGTGGGCCGTACGCACGGGGGATCAGCGCGCGTCACAGCCCGCATCGCCCGCGGCTGTCGCTGCGGGGGGAGTTGGCGCGTGA
- a CDS encoding alpha/beta fold hydrolase, translating into MPNHPLPDHPLTDHPPHLIPTLGIDTRDWVFGDPAGAPVILVHGFRGDHHGLQGIAEGLAAAVPSFAFHVPDLPGFGETPALPGRAHDLAAFGDWLVAFTREVAPTGAVILGHSFGSLVVSAGLAQGADSSRTILINPISAPALEGPQAALTQLAIGYYRAANALPEGAAKSLLGNKLIVRGMSEVMAKTRDRELRAWIHDQHDRYFSSFSDSRSLLEAFRASVSHTVAEFAGAYSMPTLIIAGEKDDITPLSKQLDLRRMIAGSDLLILPGTGHLVHYEAVDDTVSRIAQFLQTDPATPSEPTA; encoded by the coding sequence GTGCCAAATCACCCGCTGCCAGATCACCCGCTGACAGATCACCCGCCTCACCTCATACCCACCCTCGGAATCGACACCCGAGACTGGGTGTTTGGCGACCCCGCTGGCGCGCCCGTGATCCTTGTCCACGGCTTCCGCGGCGATCACCACGGCTTGCAGGGAATCGCGGAGGGGCTTGCGGCCGCCGTGCCCTCGTTCGCGTTTCACGTCCCCGATCTCCCAGGTTTCGGTGAGACCCCGGCACTGCCTGGCCGTGCGCATGACCTCGCCGCGTTCGGCGACTGGCTCGTCGCGTTCACCAGGGAAGTCGCGCCAACCGGGGCCGTCATTCTCGGCCATTCGTTTGGCTCGCTCGTCGTCAGCGCTGGGCTGGCGCAGGGCGCCGACTCGAGCCGCACGATCCTCATCAATCCGATCTCGGCGCCGGCGCTCGAGGGCCCGCAGGCCGCTCTCACCCAGCTCGCCATCGGGTACTACCGGGCCGCGAACGCACTACCCGAGGGTGCCGCGAAGTCGCTGCTGGGCAACAAGCTCATCGTGCGCGGCATGAGCGAGGTCATGGCGAAGACCCGTGACCGTGAGCTGAGGGCATGGATTCACGACCAGCACGACAGGTACTTTTCGTCGTTCAGTGATTCCCGCTCGCTCCTCGAGGCCTTTCGCGCCTCGGTGTCTCACACGGTCGCCGAGTTCGCGGGCGCGTATTCGATGCCGACGCTGATCATCGCGGGGGAGAAGGACGACATTACGCCGCTCTCAAAGCAGCTCGACCTGCGGCGAATGATTGCTGGCTCGGACCTCCTGATCCTCCCCGGCACCGGTCATCTCGTGCACTACGAAGCCGTCGACGACACGGTGTCGCGGATTGCCCAATTTCTTCAGACCGACCCCGCTACGCCTTCGGAGCCCACCGCGTGA
- a CDS encoding exonuclease domain-containing protein yields MNDPLPLWAAQLAVFDTETTGVETDTARIVSATLAILGENGEISERYDWLLNPGVEIPDSAVRVHGITTEVARSSGIDAAVGIAQITERIAQLIERGLPLVVYNAPYDLSLLTAEQRRYSVQGAAIAPVLDPLIIDKQLDRFRKGKRTLVAVAEHYGVELGNAHDAGEDAIASGKVMQHLARKYQAKLPDDLEAIHAAQAQWARAQAENFQEYMRRVRDPNFVADGAWPVRG; encoded by the coding sequence GTGAACGACCCACTCCCCCTCTGGGCGGCCCAGCTTGCAGTGTTTGACACCGAGACGACGGGCGTCGAGACAGACACCGCCCGCATCGTGAGCGCAACGCTCGCGATCCTTGGCGAAAACGGCGAGATCTCGGAGCGCTACGACTGGCTGCTCAACCCGGGCGTCGAGATTCCTGACTCTGCCGTTCGCGTGCACGGCATCACCACGGAGGTGGCGAGGTCGAGCGGCATCGACGCGGCCGTTGGCATCGCGCAGATCACCGAGCGCATCGCGCAGCTGATCGAGCGTGGACTTCCGCTCGTCGTGTACAACGCGCCCTACGACCTATCGCTGCTCACGGCTGAGCAGCGGCGCTACAGCGTGCAGGGCGCAGCGATCGCACCCGTGCTCGACCCGCTCATCATCGACAAGCAGCTCGACAGGTTCCGCAAGGGCAAGCGAACCCTCGTCGCGGTGGCTGAGCACTACGGCGTTGAGCTCGGAAACGCGCACGATGCGGGAGAAGACGCGATCGCGTCTGGGAAGGTCATGCAGCACCTCGCGCGGAAGTACCAGGCGAAGCTGCCCGATGACCTGGAAGCGATCCACGCGGCGCAGGCGCAGTGGGCCCGCGCGCAGGCCGAGAACTTCCAGGAGTACATGCGTCGAGTGCGCGACCCCAACTTCGTGGCTGACGGTGCGTGGCCGGTGCGCGGCTAG
- a CDS encoding type B 50S ribosomal protein L31 yields the protein MKTEIHPEYNAIVFRDLASGETFLTRSTLTSDKTIELDGATYPVLDVEISSASHPFYTGKQRIMDSAGRVEKFNQRFKSFGA from the coding sequence ATGAAGACCGAGATTCACCCCGAGTACAACGCCATCGTGTTCCGCGACCTTGCGTCGGGGGAGACCTTCCTCACGCGTTCGACTCTCACGAGCGACAAGACCATCGAGCTCGACGGCGCCACCTACCCGGTGCTCGACGTTGAAATCTCGAGCGCTTCGCACCCGTTCTACACGGGCAAGCAGCGCATCATGGACTCGGCCGGCCGCGTCGAGAAGTTCAACCAGCGCTTCAAGTCGTTCGGCGCGTAA
- a CDS encoding ABC transporter ATP-binding protein: MTTVLSLTDASYIRNRRPILDSVNWQVDDSERWVILGPNGAGKTTILKLVTANDFPTTGTVDVLGHRLGKVDIFELRARLGFVSSATARRIPPNEIVRDVVLTAAYSVEGRWNEEYDAIDVRQADRVLAEWDLLELADQPFGTLSDGERKRTLIARAVMTDPELLLLDEPSASLDLGARERLLQMLSGFAQSPYSPAMVMVTHHVEEIPPGFTHVMLVSGGKVQAAGPIAETLTAENLEATFGMPFELTEAGGRYAAKARSAAV; encoded by the coding sequence ATGACGACCGTGCTGAGCCTCACCGACGCGAGCTACATCCGAAATCGCCGACCGATCCTTGACAGCGTGAACTGGCAGGTCGATGACAGCGAGCGGTGGGTCATCCTCGGCCCGAACGGTGCGGGAAAGACGACGATTTTGAAGCTCGTCACGGCGAACGACTTCCCGACGACCGGCACCGTCGATGTGCTCGGCCACCGCCTCGGCAAGGTCGACATCTTCGAACTGCGCGCGCGCCTGGGTTTTGTGTCGAGCGCAACCGCACGGCGCATCCCGCCAAACGAGATCGTGCGTGATGTCGTACTCACCGCCGCGTACTCGGTCGAGGGCCGCTGGAACGAAGAGTACGACGCGATCGACGTGCGGCAGGCGGACCGCGTGCTCGCCGAGTGGGACCTCCTAGAGCTCGCAGACCAGCCCTTCGGCACGCTCTCTGATGGCGAGCGTAAGCGCACGCTCATCGCCCGAGCGGTCATGACCGACCCCGAGCTGCTGCTGCTCGACGAACCCAGCGCGAGCCTCGACCTTGGCGCCCGCGAGCGCCTCCTGCAGATGCTCTCGGGCTTCGCGCAGTCACCCTATTCGCCGGCAATGGTGATGGTGACGCACCACGTCGAAGAGATCCCTCCGGGATTCACGCACGTCATGCTGGTGAGCGGCGGGAAGGTGCAGGCCGCTGGGCCGATCGCTGAGACGCTCACCGCCGAAAATCTCGAAGCGACGTTCGGAATGCCGTTCGAGCTTACTGAGGCCGGCGGCCGGTACGCGGCAAAGGCCCGCTCAGCCGCCGTCTAG
- the serB gene encoding phosphoserine phosphatase SerB — MSVTPLVVLDCDSTTIQDEVIELLADAAGTRELVAEVTERAMRGELDFAESLAERVATLRGTPDSVFAQAYERVRLSPGIRELISAVHERGGKVGVVSGGFHEVLDPLAEDLGLDFWRANRLEVADGELTGRTVGPVIDAEAKAVALAEWAEASGIPLSATVAIGDGANDLKMMAVAAIGVGYNAKPVVREQADVAIEGDLGQAIALLDRLTD, encoded by the coding sequence ATGAGCGTTACCCCACTCGTCGTTCTCGACTGCGATTCCACGACCATCCAAGACGAGGTCATTGAGCTTCTCGCCGACGCCGCGGGAACGCGTGAACTCGTCGCTGAGGTGACCGAGCGCGCGATGCGTGGCGAGCTTGATTTCGCCGAGAGCCTCGCGGAGCGGGTGGCGACCCTTCGCGGTACGCCAGACTCTGTCTTCGCGCAGGCGTACGAGCGGGTTCGCCTCTCCCCCGGCATCAGGGAGCTCATCAGCGCGGTGCACGAGCGCGGCGGCAAGGTCGGCGTGGTGTCGGGCGGGTTCCACGAGGTGCTCGACCCGCTCGCGGAGGATCTCGGGCTCGATTTCTGGCGAGCGAACAGGCTCGAGGTCGCTGACGGCGAGCTCACGGGTCGCACCGTTGGCCCAGTGATTGACGCGGAGGCGAAGGCCGTCGCGCTCGCCGAGTGGGCCGAGGCGAGCGGGATCCCGCTCTCAGCGACCGTCGCGATCGGCGACGGCGCGAACGATCTGAAAATGATGGCTGTCGCGGCGATCGGTGTCGGATACAACGCGAAGCCCGTAGTTCGCGAGCAGGCCGACGTCGCGATCGAGGGCGACCTCGGTCAGGCGATCGCGCTGCTGGACCGCCTGACCGACTAG
- the fabG gene encoding 3-oxoacyl-ACP reductase FabG, producing MNASTTPRTVLITGGNRGIGYAIAERMIADGHRVAVTSRSGEGPEGALTVRAEMTDSASIDRAFTEVEEKLGAVEVVVANAGITRDTLLLRMSEEDFTEVIDTNLTGTFRVVKRASKGLLKQRFGRVILISSVVGLYGSAGQINYSSSKAALVGFARSLTRELGGRGITANVIAPGFIDTDMTAVLPEAQQQQYLASIPAARFGQVAEIAGAASFLAGDDAAYISGAVIPVDGGLGMGH from the coding sequence ATGAACGCAAGCACCACCCCACGCACCGTCCTCATCACCGGCGGCAACCGCGGCATCGGCTATGCAATCGCAGAGCGCATGATCGCGGACGGCCACCGCGTCGCCGTCACCTCCCGGTCGGGCGAAGGCCCCGAGGGCGCCCTGACAGTTCGTGCCGAAATGACCGACTCGGCCTCGATCGACAGGGCCTTTACCGAGGTCGAGGAGAAGCTCGGCGCCGTCGAGGTCGTCGTCGCGAACGCGGGCATCACGCGCGACACGCTGCTGCTTCGCATGTCGGAAGAGGACTTCACTGAGGTGATTGACACGAACCTCACCGGAACGTTCCGTGTCGTGAAGCGGGCGTCGAAGGGGCTCCTCAAGCAGCGCTTCGGCCGCGTGATCCTGATCTCGTCGGTCGTGGGGCTCTACGGCTCTGCCGGGCAGATCAACTACTCGTCATCGAAGGCGGCGCTCGTCGGGTTCGCCCGGTCGCTCACCCGTGAGCTTGGCGGCCGCGGCATCACCGCGAATGTGATCGCGCCGGGCTTCATCGACACCGACATGACTGCCGTGCTTCCCGAGGCGCAGCAGCAGCAGTACCTCGCGTCGATCCCGGCGGCCCGCTTCGGCCAGGTCGCGGAGATCGCGGGCGCAGCCTCGTTCCTCGCCGGCGATGACGCGGCCTACATCTCGGGTGCCGTGATCCCCGTCGACGGTGGCCTCGGGATGGGCCACTAA